A window of the Pyrodictium abyssi genome harbors these coding sequences:
- a CDS encoding ABC transporter permease: MPGEVYEKKLLDRVADALVAGFAAIADRLSPGWSTRNRGRLDEWRLMLYTLNRSPLGLAGVALVTFFLFLALFGPRIAPLSYDSQIFLCDPDARLAPPGTVVNIPDNPFCRQLGLKPGNFTMLLGGDDYGRDLWSRILYGARTSLIVAILVMLVGPWIGIALGLIAGYYGGMIDELIMRITDVFLAFPGLILAIAFSAVLPYRLQDFMEAHPLVADVLRVLFAVKPKDEPALASLLAVIVALWLVWWPSYARLVRGMVLSARENTYVEAARALGIPTWRILAVHILPNIAGPILVMLTIDFGGVILTEAGLSFLGLGAVPPLADWGRIIYDGSQYFPDSWWLVFFPGLMIFLTVFGFNLLGDTLRDILDPKIRRSIEFKVKKTKARQTAMTGEVTQ; this comes from the coding sequence TTGCCGGGCGAGGTGTACGAGAAGAAGCTCTTAGACCGCGTGGCTGACGCGCTAGTGGCGGGTTTCGCCGCTATAGCTGACCGGCTGAGCCCTGGCTGGAGCACGAGGAACCGGGGCCGGCTCGACGAGTGGAGGCTGATGCTCTACACGCTGAACAGGTCGCCCCTAGGCCTAGCAGGAGTAGCGCTCGTGACGTTCTTCCTCTTCCTCGCGTTGTTTGGGCCGCGCATAGCACCTCTCAGCTACGATAGCCAGATATTCCTATGCGACCCGGATGCACGTCTTGCGCCGCCAGGAACTGTGGTAAACATCCCCGATAACCCGTTCTGCCGGCAGCTCGGGCTGAAGCCCGGCAACTTCACCATGCTCCTCGGCGGCGACGACTATGGCAGGGACCTATGGAGCCGTATACTCTACGGCGCGCGTACGAGCCTCATAGTGGCTATACTGGTGATGCTTGTCGGGCCGTGGATAGGCATAGCGCTGGGCCTAATAGCGGGCTATTACGGGGGCATGATAGACGAGCTAATAATGAGGATAACCGACGTATTCTTGGCGTTCCCCGGCCTCATCCTGGCTATAGCATTCTCAGCCGTCCTCCCGTACAGGCTCCAGGACTTCATGGAGGCGCACCCGCTCGTAGCCGACGTGCTCCGTGTACTCTTCGCAGTGAAGCCCAAGGACGAGCCCGCGCTAGCCAGCCTACTGGCCGTGATAGTAGCGCTCTGGCTAGTCTGGTGGCCAAGCTACGCTAGGCTTGTCAGAGGCATGGTGCTCAGCGCCAGGGAGAACACATACGTTGAGGCGGCCCGGGCCCTGGGTATACCGACGTGGAGGATACTCGCCGTACACATACTCCCGAACATAGCGGGCCCGATACTAGTGATGCTCACCATAGACTTTGGCGGCGTCATACTGACCGAGGCTGGTCTGAGCTTCCTAGGCCTCGGCGCTGTGCCGCCGCTAGCCGACTGGGGCCGGATAATATACGACGGCTCCCAGTACTTCCCGGACAGCTGGTGGCTAGTGTTCTTCCCAGGCCTCATGATATTCCTCACTGTTTTCGGCTTCAACCTGCTCGGGGACACGCTCCGGGACATACTCGACCCCAAGATACGTAGGAGCATCGAGTTCAAGGTGAAGAAGACGAAGGCCAGGCAAACAGCGATGACGGGGGAGGTGACACAGTAG
- a CDS encoding ABC transporter ATP-binding protein → MAAEPLRALSVYAERGGSPVLRGVTLEAPPGEVTVVLGPNGAGKTTLLQVLGGLHRPSRGRVLLGDLDVHALAARDRARLIAYVPAVLEAPGLGQRVEEFVAASRYPLHRGLGLGPEREDLEEAWRQLSRVEADRLAGRKLSALSSGEKQRALLAHALARGSRVLLVDEPTSFLDMRGKLLVYKLLREEARRGRVVVAVTHDMLLAGLYADQVVLLSEGRVVAQGTPTEVLSPELLEKVFHVRVELLRLGGRVVPLPVDTA, encoded by the coding sequence ATGGCGGCCGAGCCGCTGAGGGCTCTGAGCGTGTACGCCGAGCGGGGCGGCAGCCCCGTGCTCCGAGGAGTGACGCTGGAGGCGCCGCCAGGCGAGGTGACGGTAGTGCTCGGCCCCAACGGCGCCGGGAAGACCACGCTCCTCCAGGTGCTGGGGGGCCTCCATAGGCCTAGCCGGGGGCGCGTCCTCCTCGGAGACCTCGACGTCCACGCCCTCGCGGCCCGGGACCGGGCCAGGCTCATAGCCTACGTGCCCGCTGTGCTAGAGGCGCCGGGCCTCGGCCAGAGGGTCGAAGAGTTCGTCGCGGCTAGCCGGTACCCTCTCCACCGGGGGCTCGGCCTAGGCCCCGAGAGAGAGGACCTCGAAGAGGCGTGGCGCCAGCTCAGCCGCGTCGAGGCAGACCGGCTGGCTGGGAGGAAGCTCAGCGCGCTCAGCAGCGGCGAGAAGCAGAGGGCACTACTAGCACACGCCCTGGCGCGGGGCTCACGGGTGCTCCTAGTGGACGAGCCTACGAGCTTCCTCGACATGCGGGGTAAGCTGCTTGTCTACAAGCTTCTCCGCGAAGAGGCGCGCCGCGGCCGAGTAGTAGTCGCTGTGACACACGACATGCTCCTCGCCGGGCTCTACGCCGACCAGGTGGTGCTCCTCTCCGAGGGGAGGGTTGTAGCCCAGGGTACGCCCACAGAGGTACTCAGCCCAGAGCTCCTAGAGAAGGTGTTCCACGTGAGGGTCGAACTCCTCCGACTTGGAGGCAGGGTTGTACCACTGCCTGTGGACACCGCGTAG
- a CDS encoding iron ABC transporter permease: MHTRRVFTALAGTILLLFLVSLAVGPAGLRNPLEPGHWDLVLRLRLLRSLLALGVGAALGAAGSFIQYSVSNPLASPSILGVAPGALAASVLVVLAWGGSPPLGAPLLAGTLGGLAAYLASAGIAARLGFTRVGLVLAGVAVSSTLSGLSSLLLLLAEARLRIPASLTLLGSFAYATPSSVYIASAAAGTGLVAGLVLSRGLDAVSYGDEAAAAMGYSPSRVRLAASLASAALTSVCVYAAGIVGFVGLVAPNAARLLVGGHPRVSLPASLLLGAGTALAADLAGRLAALVLGLGEVPAGLVTSSVGGLFLAYMLLRGALEREA; this comes from the coding sequence GTGCACACCCGGCGTGTTTTTACAGCGCTCGCGGGCACCATCCTCCTGCTCTTCCTCGTCAGCCTCGCCGTGGGCCCTGCTGGGCTCCGCAACCCCCTAGAGCCGGGGCACTGGGACCTAGTGCTCCGCCTTAGGCTGCTACGGAGCCTCCTCGCCCTGGGTGTCGGTGCCGCGCTAGGCGCCGCCGGCTCATTCATCCAGTACAGCGTCTCGAACCCGCTGGCGAGCCCCAGCATCCTAGGGGTAGCGCCGGGCGCGCTAGCAGCATCCGTGCTGGTTGTCCTAGCCTGGGGCGGCTCACCCCCGCTCGGAGCCCCCCTCCTCGCGGGGACACTGGGCGGGCTAGCAGCCTACCTGGCCTCGGCTGGCATAGCTGCGCGGCTCGGGTTCACCCGGGTAGGCCTAGTCCTGGCGGGCGTAGCCGTCTCTAGCACGCTCTCCGGGCTCTCGAGCCTCCTACTCCTTCTCGCCGAGGCGCGGCTCCGCATACCCGCCTCGCTGACCCTCCTCGGCAGCTTCGCCTACGCTACCCCCTCCAGCGTCTACATAGCATCGGCCGCCGCCGGGACAGGGCTGGTGGCCGGGCTGGTGCTCTCCCGCGGCCTCGACGCCGTCTCCTACGGCGACGAGGCGGCCGCCGCCATGGGGTATAGCCCCTCCCGTGTGCGGCTCGCAGCGAGCCTAGCCTCGGCCGCGCTGACATCTGTCTGCGTCTACGCCGCTGGCATAGTCGGGTTCGTGGGCCTCGTGGCCCCCAACGCCGCCCGGCTGCTCGTGGGCGGCCACCCCCGGGTCAGCCTGCCCGCCTCCCTGCTACTCGGCGCAGGCACCGCACTGGCCGCTGACCTGGCTGGTAGGCTTGCCGCGCTAGTCCTGGGGCTCGGCGAGGTGCCGGCGGGCCTCGTCACGAGCAGCGTCGGCGGCCTCTTCCTAGCCTACATGCTTCTCCGCGGGGCACTGGAGAGGGAGGCGTAG
- a CDS encoding ABC transporter ATP-binding protein — protein sequence MARELRCKDPIVEVRGLYVNFYTYAGVVKAIEDVSFCIERGETYCLVGETGCGKSVTSRALTRLIRPPGRIERGEIIYYPEPGKPVDIMKLSEEELNRIRGNEIAYIFQDPGAALDPLYVIGYQVSETMLVHGKIRKLKEGIGRAVELLRRTLIPDPESRVKAYPHELSGGMRQRSVISIGLANKPKLLIADEPTTALDATVQAQVMELLRRLKREEGLTLLLITHNMGLVAEMCDRVAVMYAGHIVEEAPVVELFRRPMHPYTRALLRAVPDPTRKIEKLESIPGTVPNLVNPPPGCRFHPRCPHAMPVCSQRRPPYTRVSESHYVACWLYPEKA from the coding sequence GTGGCTAGGGAGCTCCGCTGCAAAGACCCCATAGTGGAGGTGCGGGGTCTCTACGTCAACTTCTACACCTACGCCGGGGTAGTGAAGGCTATAGAGGACGTAAGCTTCTGCATCGAGCGTGGCGAGACCTACTGCCTCGTCGGCGAGACGGGCTGTGGCAAGAGCGTCACTAGCAGGGCCCTGACGAGGCTTATCCGGCCTCCGGGCCGGATAGAGAGGGGGGAGATAATCTACTACCCGGAGCCCGGCAAACCCGTGGACATTATGAAGCTGAGCGAGGAGGAGCTCAACCGGATACGTGGCAACGAGATAGCCTACATATTCCAGGACCCTGGTGCCGCGCTCGACCCGCTCTACGTTATAGGCTACCAGGTATCGGAGACTATGCTCGTCCACGGCAAGATAAGGAAGCTGAAGGAGGGAATCGGGCGCGCAGTAGAGCTGCTAAGGAGGACACTGATACCAGACCCAGAGTCGCGTGTGAAGGCCTACCCGCACGAGCTGAGCGGCGGCATGAGGCAGAGGAGCGTGATAAGCATAGGCCTGGCTAACAAGCCAAAGCTCCTGATAGCCGACGAGCCGACAACGGCCCTGGACGCTACCGTCCAGGCCCAGGTGATGGAGCTACTCCGCCGCCTCAAGCGGGAGGAGGGGCTCACGCTCCTCCTCATAACCCACAACATGGGCCTCGTGGCCGAGATGTGCGACCGGGTCGCGGTGATGTACGCGGGCCACATAGTAGAGGAGGCTCCTGTGGTGGAGCTGTTCCGCCGCCCCATGCACCCCTATACGCGGGCGCTTCTCCGGGCCGTACCCGACCCCACCAGGAAGATCGAGAAGCTAGAATCAATACCAGGTACTGTACCGAACCTTGTCAACCCGCCGCCGGGCTGCAGGTTCCACCCAAGGTGCCCCCACGCTATGCCAGTGTGTAGCCAGAGACGCCCGCCATACACGCGCGTGAGCGAGAGCCACTACGTGGCCTGCTGGCTATACCCCGAGAAGGCGTGA
- a CDS encoding ABC transporter ATP-binding protein has product MFPGEEPLVLVHHLRKYFPVKGIFFTRDWVRAVDDVSFMIPRGKTLGLVGESGSGKTTIGRLVLRLIEPTSGRVFFEGRDIFRLGRKELRRFRREAQMVFQDPYGSLNPRMTVYGLITEVLRVHGIEVDDPYSYVVRLLEEVGLNETHVYRYPYEFSGGQRQRIAIARVLALRPKFIVLDEPTSALDVSVQAQILNMLRELQARHGLTYLFISHDLGVIRYMSDYIAVMYLGKIIELGPAEEVFEKPLHPYTEMLLASIPVPDPEKARAPRRIEVKGEPPSPINPPPGCRFHPRCWKRVERCGQEEPPLVEAERGHYVACWLYARR; this is encoded by the coding sequence ATGTTCCCCGGCGAGGAGCCCCTCGTGCTGGTGCACCATCTCCGCAAGTACTTCCCGGTGAAGGGCATCTTCTTCACCCGGGACTGGGTGCGCGCGGTCGACGACGTCTCCTTCATGATACCGAGGGGCAAGACGCTGGGGCTCGTGGGCGAGAGCGGCTCGGGCAAGACTACTATCGGTAGGCTGGTGCTCCGCCTGATAGAGCCAACCTCTGGTAGGGTGTTCTTCGAGGGCCGCGACATATTCAGGCTAGGGAGGAAGGAGCTTAGGAGGTTCCGCCGCGAGGCGCAGATGGTGTTCCAGGACCCGTATGGTAGCCTTAACCCCCGTATGACCGTGTATGGCCTCATTACAGAGGTGCTCCGGGTACACGGTATAGAGGTTGACGACCCGTATAGCTACGTGGTTAGGCTGCTAGAGGAGGTAGGGCTCAACGAGACCCACGTCTACCGGTACCCCTACGAGTTTAGCGGCGGCCAGCGCCAGAGGATAGCTATAGCCCGTGTGCTAGCCCTGCGCCCCAAGTTCATAGTCCTGGACGAGCCCACTAGCGCGCTCGACGTGTCCGTGCAGGCCCAGATACTCAACATGCTCCGAGAGCTGCAGGCCCGGCACGGGCTTACCTACCTCTTCATAAGCCACGACCTGGGCGTCATACGTTACATGAGCGACTACATAGCAGTCATGTATCTCGGCAAGATAATCGAGCTTGGGCCCGCCGAGGAGGTGTTCGAGAAACCCCTCCACCCGTACACGGAGATGCTGCTGGCCTCGATACCGGTGCCGGATCCGGAGAAGGCCCGGGCCCCGAGAAGGATAGAGGTGAAGGGCGAGCCGCCTAGCCCGATCAACCCGCCGCCGGGCTGCAGGTTCCACCCAAGGTGCTGGAAGCGCGTGGAGAGATGCGGCCAGGAGGAGCCGCCGCTCGTGGAGGCCGAGAGGGGCCACTACGTGGCCTGCTGGCTCTACGCCCGCCGCTAG
- a CDS encoding radical SAM protein, with amino-acid sequence MARSVGGYDPVKMAERLEPVVAPWRGGVQLRRYYRFRRDRWYGGIVTGDVVGCILRCEFCWAYRFTWGNPRAGELLTPSEAAERLTELARRARVRQARLSGGEPTLGFTHLVEVMEAVTSEGVRFVLETNGILVGAREEYARRLASFHGAGIEVRVSIKGTSPEEFTMLTGARPEAWSLQLRALELLVAYGLEPGEEVYPAVMLSFTDEHGAERIRERLRRIHPALAGNIDPEYVILYRHVEELLRRTGLRPRRAYRPGEVPPELV; translated from the coding sequence GTGGCCCGCAGCGTGGGAGGCTACGACCCTGTGAAGATGGCGGAGAGGCTCGAGCCCGTCGTGGCGCCTTGGCGCGGCGGCGTGCAGCTACGCCGCTACTACAGGTTCCGCCGGGACCGGTGGTACGGGGGCATAGTGACGGGTGACGTGGTTGGTTGTATCCTCCGGTGCGAGTTCTGCTGGGCCTACAGGTTCACCTGGGGCAACCCCAGAGCCGGGGAGCTGCTCACGCCCAGCGAGGCGGCGGAGAGGCTCACCGAGCTGGCGCGGCGGGCAAGGGTGAGGCAGGCTAGGCTGAGCGGCGGCGAGCCGACGCTAGGCTTCACCCACCTCGTCGAGGTGATGGAGGCCGTTACCTCCGAGGGTGTCCGCTTCGTGCTGGAGACCAACGGAATCCTCGTAGGGGCCCGGGAGGAGTACGCCCGTAGACTAGCCTCGTTCCACGGCGCGGGGATAGAGGTGCGTGTCTCGATAAAGGGCACGAGCCCCGAGGAGTTCACGATGCTCACAGGCGCCCGGCCCGAGGCCTGGAGCCTCCAGCTCCGGGCGCTAGAGCTGCTAGTAGCCTACGGGCTAGAGCCCGGCGAGGAAGTGTACCCAGCTGTCATGCTCAGCTTCACAGACGAGCACGGCGCCGAGAGGATACGCGAGAGGCTACGCCGCATACACCCAGCCCTCGCGGGGAACATCGACCCCGAGTACGTGATACTCTACCGGCACGTGGAGGAGCTGCTCCGCCGCACCGGGCTACGGCCCAGGAGGGCCTACCGCCCAGGCGAGGTACCGCCGGAGCTAGTGTAG
- a CDS encoding ATP-binding protein — MQGLFVDRDRELKALLDEAAAPGLRIAIVYGRRRIGKTWLARMLLRRVNRGVYVFIPEAEERLLLRLLRSRLSTLCEGLSGSSWEGLLTGLAECAEQRGELLLVIDEFQRLGPGFISHLQLLADTLPDSPLKLVLLGSAVSVIDRIAGALGPLYGRCVLVKLAGFRFLEAFVMLRERLGASPLQAFETYSVFGGSPYNLSLVETLDWRREAKRHIHSVYGRLYEEPLHVLSSETREPGVYASILEAIARGRRSFSEIAQVVHRTSLVKYLEVLRNLGIVERVVPAGENPLRTKKAQYVIGDPFWDYWFKMVYPRRDEAELSGEVGLDEEGVRLHMSEWFERVARELVSRLYGVKASPWWSREVEIDVIAPTSRGAYVFEIKYREVDSSEAERLLRSLEAKTTRLPMKMAGVGLIALRAEHPGGDYIVMGFDELVEAALAKSSVRVERLA, encoded by the coding sequence CTGCAGGGATTATTCGTTGACCGGGACCGGGAGCTTAAGGCCCTCCTGGACGAGGCGGCGGCGCCGGGGCTACGCATAGCAATAGTCTATGGCCGCCGGAGGATAGGCAAGACCTGGCTAGCGCGGATGCTGCTACGCCGCGTGAACCGTGGGGTCTACGTGTTTATCCCGGAGGCTGAGGAGCGGCTACTCCTCCGGCTACTGCGCTCCAGGCTCTCCACGCTATGCGAGGGCCTCTCCGGCTCCTCGTGGGAAGGGCTGCTCACTGGCCTAGCGGAGTGCGCCGAGCAGCGGGGAGAACTGCTGCTCGTTATCGACGAGTTCCAGAGGCTAGGGCCGGGGTTTATCTCACACCTGCAGCTACTAGCCGACACGCTGCCCGATAGCCCGCTTAAGCTCGTCCTCCTCGGGAGCGCTGTGTCCGTAATAGACCGTATAGCCGGGGCCCTCGGGCCCCTCTACGGGCGCTGCGTACTGGTTAAGCTGGCCGGCTTCCGCTTCCTAGAGGCGTTCGTAATGCTACGGGAGAGGCTCGGCGCGTCACCGCTCCAGGCGTTCGAGACCTATAGCGTGTTCGGCGGCTCCCCGTACAACTTGTCGCTGGTCGAGACACTCGACTGGAGGAGGGAGGCGAAGAGGCATATACACAGCGTCTATGGCCGGCTCTACGAGGAGCCGCTCCACGTGCTCTCCTCCGAGACGAGGGAGCCGGGGGTCTACGCCTCGATACTCGAGGCTATAGCTCGGGGTAGGAGGAGCTTCAGCGAGATAGCCCAGGTAGTACACCGAACGAGCCTGGTGAAGTACCTCGAGGTTCTCCGCAACCTAGGCATAGTGGAGCGCGTGGTCCCCGCGGGCGAGAACCCGCTCCGCACGAAGAAGGCGCAGTACGTCATAGGCGACCCGTTCTGGGACTATTGGTTCAAGATGGTGTACCCCCGGCGGGATGAGGCCGAGCTTAGCGGCGAGGTTGGCCTAGACGAGGAGGGGGTCAGGCTGCACATGTCTGAGTGGTTTGAGAGGGTAGCACGGGAGCTCGTGTCGAGGCTGTACGGGGTAAAGGCGTCGCCGTGGTGGAGCAGAGAGGTGGAGATAGATGTGATCGCGCCCACGTCCCGCGGCGCATACGTCTTCGAGATCAAGTATAGGGAGGTGGACTCCAGCGAGGCTGAGCGGCTTCTGAGAAGCCTAGAGGCGAAGACAACCAGGCTCCCCATGAAGATGGCCGGTGTGGGCCTCATAGCGCTCCGCGCCGAGCACCCTGGGGGAGACTACATAGTCATGGGGTTCGACGAGCTTGTAGAGGCTGCCCTGGCGAAGTCTAGCGTGCGTGTTGAGAGGCTAGCGTGA
- a CDS encoding 6-carboxytetrahydropterin synthase codes for MPFRVRACTGFSAAHRIEGHPRCGRIHGHNYRVCIVLREDKPMGIDLDELEEWLHENVFKRFDHQYLNRQLAGAGELPTVTSEDLARMIAGWLEESYPGRVELVEVCETPELCVEYIP; via the coding sequence GTGCCATTCCGTGTACGGGCCTGCACCGGGTTCTCCGCCGCTCACCGCATCGAGGGGCACCCGCGCTGCGGTAGGATACACGGGCACAACTACCGGGTATGCATAGTGCTCCGCGAGGACAAGCCCATGGGGATAGACCTGGACGAGCTCGAGGAGTGGCTCCACGAGAACGTCTTCAAGAGGTTTGACCACCAGTACCTCAACCGGCAGCTCGCCGGCGCCGGCGAGCTGCCGACGGTCACTAGCGAGGACCTGGCCAGGATGATAGCGGGCTGGCTCGAGGAGAGTTACCCGGGGAGGGTTGAGCTTGTCGAGGTCTGCGAGACCCCCGAGCTCTGCGTCGAGTACATCCCCTAG
- a CDS encoding ABC transporter permease: MADLKRFIVRRLITFVPTIIGVTLLVYVIAAIIPANPAKLWAGGQKASPEVVERLIKEYHLDEPWYVQYYYFMKNLLFGNAVSPVTHNNVWEEIMDRFLTVTLPLTLLAFIMIIAIGIPLGIIAAIKRDTIVDMVIRGFALIGLSTPIFWLAYLMIFLLYPHGLITLAGIPTPPYKITGVPLIDALLKLDFGYLAMLLKRLWLPALMLAYGGIGFMTRLVRNSFLDAYTRDYVEFMEARGFPRMRIYRHVLRNALAPIVTMLGLQFGGLLAGTPITETVFGLPGLGLYMMQAIDNFDYMSLTAGVLLVAFIYTSMNLIVDILYAIIDPRVRY; the protein is encoded by the coding sequence GTGGCCGACCTTAAGCGCTTCATAGTGCGTAGGCTCATAACCTTCGTACCCACTATTATAGGTGTGACGCTGCTAGTCTACGTGATCGCCGCCATCATCCCTGCGAACCCTGCTAAGCTGTGGGCGGGTGGCCAGAAGGCCTCCCCGGAGGTCGTGGAGAGGCTGATCAAGGAGTACCATCTCGACGAGCCCTGGTACGTCCAGTACTACTACTTCATGAAGAACCTGCTCTTCGGGAATGCCGTGAGCCCTGTGACGCACAACAACGTCTGGGAAGAGATAATGGACCGGTTCCTCACCGTTACTCTCCCGCTCACGTTGCTAGCCTTCATAATGATAATTGCTATAGGTATTCCTCTAGGCATTATAGCCGCGATTAAGCGCGACACCATAGTAGACATGGTTATACGCGGCTTTGCCCTGATAGGCCTCTCTACGCCTATATTCTGGCTCGCCTACCTCATGATATTCCTCCTCTACCCGCACGGATTGATAACACTGGCCGGTATACCCACCCCGCCGTACAAGATAACGGGTGTGCCTCTGATAGATGCCCTGCTTAAGCTCGACTTTGGCTACCTGGCTATGCTGCTTAAGAGGCTCTGGCTGCCAGCGCTGATGCTAGCCTATGGCGGTATAGGTTTCATGACCAGGCTTGTGAGGAATAGCTTCCTCGACGCCTACACTAGGGACTACGTTGAGTTCATGGAGGCCCGTGGCTTCCCCCGGATGAGGATATACCGGCATGTGCTCCGCAATGCGCTGGCGCCTATAGTGACTATGCTAGGGCTGCAGTTCGGCGGGCTCCTAGCAGGCACGCCGATAACCGAGACGGTGTTCGGCCTGCCTGGGCTAGGCCTCTACATGATGCAGGCCATAGACAACTTTGACTACATGTCTCTCACCGCGGGTGTGCTACTCGTAGCCTTCATATACACGTCGATGAACCTCATAGTGGACATACTCTACGCTATTATCGACCCAAGGGTCCGGTACTAG
- a CDS encoding ABC transporter substrate-binding protein, producing MTMVSNKALIGVLVLILIVASAFIALRGGEKTPTATQITTAQTTTSAAETAATPATTLATTTTQQTTAATTTAAKPAKLPEGVKVIETSKAVVVVAPKGVEIPEISTGGKKLVVVRYVVDKEKTKPVEKSLAFSDINPAFYRNETIDALIMAARKETNPEIREILYEAVYKLSNYEVPTLWLGQYKLVRTQWSWLHGRYYHPTLAERYDLLWEDKNAPSVDLGLGGYKNDPSTYVIVTIGWPDTFDPAADYETFGWAIWHNIGDTLVTFWKDETKEVSPDLAVAWAHNKDGTEWYFVIRGGVKAYDPWNQKTYDISAVDVLFSIWRVARLGLDPSWMVTEFIDVNASSVLTEDEFNKILANGGIYADYKGKTIEAKSLDELLKFFGYSGETAGVVKLKLYQPYSAILSILSDPFLSVIPMKYLFDNVDQLKGKYKEALAASENGKKPEAWAAYIQPGDQDPTHLLLNKKPVGTGPYYVKEYKENSYIILEYNPYYWNKTLWNQPPYGENGVPSHKTVIYLINNDAVSRIEILKSGQADTGAIPLDRLKDVRGYKMEGTDFEIKVEEGGLEPTIVYIVLNTMKKPFDNTLVRQALMYMIPFDQIKDAVYAGYLERLYGVIPAGFPGHNDDIVIKYTFDPAKAAELIQKSGINPADYTIEIWYNKGNSQREKIAAMLQQTWGQLGFKITVKALNWPTLLGKTEKGDFDVYIIGWAPDYLDPDNYAGPLLYGGTRFSEITVEVK from the coding sequence ATGACCATGGTCTCTAACAAGGCCCTCATAGGTGTGCTAGTACTAATCCTCATTGTGGCGAGCGCTTTCATAGCCCTCCGCGGCGGCGAGAAGACGCCAACAGCTACGCAGATAACAACCGCGCAGACTACCACATCTGCAGCAGAGACGGCGGCCACTCCAGCTACAACGCTGGCAACAACGACAACCCAGCAGACGACAGCCGCCACAACCACAGCGGCTAAGCCGGCTAAGCTGCCCGAGGGGGTGAAGGTCATCGAGACCAGCAAGGCAGTGGTAGTGGTGGCGCCCAAGGGCGTCGAGATACCAGAGATAAGCACGGGCGGCAAGAAGCTGGTAGTAGTAAGGTACGTGGTAGACAAGGAGAAGACCAAGCCAGTTGAAAAATCCCTCGCCTTCAGCGACATAAACCCCGCGTTCTACCGCAACGAGACGATAGACGCGCTCATAATGGCGGCCCGTAAGGAGACAAACCCAGAGATACGCGAGATACTATACGAGGCAGTATACAAGCTGAGCAATTACGAGGTCCCAACCCTCTGGCTAGGCCAGTACAAGCTAGTACGCACCCAGTGGAGCTGGCTCCACGGCCGCTACTACCACCCGACCCTAGCAGAGCGCTACGACCTGCTATGGGAGGACAAGAACGCCCCCAGCGTAGACCTGGGCCTCGGAGGCTACAAGAACGACCCCAGCACATACGTGATAGTCACTATAGGCTGGCCTGACACCTTCGACCCCGCTGCGGACTACGAGACCTTCGGCTGGGCCATATGGCACAACATAGGCGACACCCTAGTGACCTTCTGGAAGGATGAGACTAAGGAGGTAAGCCCAGACCTAGCAGTAGCCTGGGCACACAACAAGGACGGCACCGAGTGGTACTTCGTGATAAGGGGCGGTGTTAAAGCCTATGACCCTTGGAACCAGAAGACCTATGACATAAGCGCTGTCGACGTACTGTTCAGCATATGGCGTGTAGCCAGGCTAGGCCTCGACCCAAGCTGGATGGTGACAGAGTTCATAGACGTAAACGCCTCCAGCGTGCTGACAGAGGACGAGTTTAACAAGATACTAGCAAACGGCGGTATCTACGCCGACTACAAGGGCAAGACAATTGAGGCTAAGAGCCTAGACGAGCTGCTAAAGTTCTTCGGCTATAGCGGCGAGACAGCCGGCGTAGTAAAGCTCAAGCTATACCAGCCCTACAGCGCTATACTCAGCATACTGAGCGACCCATTCCTAAGCGTAATACCCATGAAGTACCTCTTCGACAACGTTGACCAGCTGAAGGGCAAGTACAAGGAGGCCTTAGCAGCCAGCGAGAACGGCAAGAAGCCGGAGGCATGGGCAGCCTACATACAGCCCGGCGACCAGGACCCGACACACCTACTGCTCAACAAGAAGCCCGTAGGCACCGGCCCATACTACGTCAAGGAGTACAAGGAGAACAGCTACATAATCCTCGAGTACAACCCCTACTACTGGAACAAGACTCTATGGAACCAGCCACCATACGGCGAGAACGGCGTGCCCAGCCACAAGACAGTAATCTACCTGATAAACAACGACGCTGTCTCTAGGATAGAGATACTGAAGTCCGGCCAGGCAGACACTGGTGCCATTCCTCTAGACAGGCTAAAGGATGTACGTGGCTACAAGATGGAGGGCACTGACTTCGAGATAAAGGTAGAGGAGGGCGGCCTAGAGCCAACAATCGTCTACATAGTGCTCAACACGATGAAGAAGCCGTTCGACAACACCCTGGTAAGGCAGGCGCTAATGTACATGATACCCTTCGACCAGATAAAGGACGCCGTGTACGCTGGGTACCTAGAGAGGCTCTACGGCGTGATACCCGCCGGGTTCCCAGGCCACAACGACGACATAGTGATTAAGTACACCTTCGATCCCGCCAAGGCTGCTGAGCTGATACAGAAGAGCGGCATCAACCCAGCAGACTACACGATAGAGATATGGTATAACAAGGGTAACAGCCAGCGCGAGAAGATAGCGGCTATGTTGCAGCAGACCTGGGGCCAGCTAGGCTTCAAGATAACAGTGAAGGCGCTCAACTGGCCGACACTACTAGGTAAGACCGAGAAGGGTGACTTCGACGTCTACATCATCGGCTGGGCGCCCGACTACCTAGACCCAGACAACTACGCTGGCCCGCTACTATACGGCGGTACCAGGTTCAGCGAGATCACAGTAGAGGTCAAGTAG